GTAGCAGAGCAGACGGCTGAGGTAAACGCAACCCTTGAGCGGATCGGTGAAGTTATCTGGCAATATGAGACCGGTGGCGAGATATTATCTTCCCCTGCGATCGGCTCTGGGGGAATGATCCTTTTTGGTTCATCTGATAACAAGTTCTACGCCGTTACCTCTGAAGGCAATCCGTTCAAGGATTTTTCAACTGGTGATGCGGTAAAGTCTTCACCTGCTGTAGCTTCTGACGGAAAGATCCACTTTGGTTCGGATGATGTGTACATTTATGCCTTGCATTCCGATATTGTGAAGTACTGGGATTACAAAACAGAGGCCTATGTTTCTTCTTCACCGGCGATCGGATCAGACGGCACCATCTACGTGGGTTCAGGAGATGGTAACCTGTGGGCACTTACGTCTGAAGGCAAATTCAAGTGGAAGTACATCACAGGCAACGACGTGACTTCCTCTGCTGCGATAGGTACTGATGGAACAATTTACGTCGGTTCTGACGATAACTACCTCTACGCAATCAACCCGGCTGACGGCAGCGAGAAATGGAGCTACAAAACGGGCGGCAAGGTTAGTTCTTCACCCGCGATAGATGCAGACGGCACCGTCTACTTTGGATCGCAGGATCGATACTTCTACGCGCTTAATCCTGATAGCACTCTGAAATGGAGTTACGAGACAGGTGGCAAGGTTAACTCATCGCCTGCGATAGGTGAAGACGGCACTATCTACGTTGGTTCGGATGATAACTACCTCTACGCGTTTACCCCTGCCGGAACATTGAAGTGGCAGTACGAAACCGGAGGATTCGTAAGGTCTTCCCCTGCTGTGGGTGCAAATGGTACAGTATACTTCGGTTCAGTGGATAGCTACATCTATGCGGTGCGTTCGGACGGAACTTTGAAGTGGCGCTACGAAACCGCGAGTCCCGTGATAACCTCCTCCCCGGCGATAGGGGCAGGCGGCACGATTTACTGCGGGTCTACCGATCATTACATCTACGCCCTCTCAAGCGACTCCCCTGGCCTGGCTTCATCGCCCTGGCCCAAGTTCTGTCACGATAACCGCAACACAGGCAGGACAGGCCCGTAACCCGTAACACCGCCCGTAACACCACCCGTACCACCCCGCGCCATTGAGGGAGCTGGTGCCGGGGCTTGAAAGTCAGGTTTTGTCTGGATTAGTAATTCAGTGGCCTGACGGTAAGAAGATAGGAGGCCTTAAGCGAGGTTGAGCCTGCTTCCTTGATTCATGAGGAGGGTGTGATCTGTATCGTTAGATACACGAATGCTGATTTTAGTTAGCCTTACGCCATGCAGATCGGCTTCCCGGCACTTTACCTTACTCATAAACCTAGGGTATTTGTAGGATTGATGGCCGGTGTTTTTGGGCTATTCTTAAACAAATATGGGAGTTCCTGAGTACGTTGATTGCCTGGTCAACACGACTCACCATTCATGTTCTGTTATTTGATTGAGAATTGAGAGATGGTTGAGCTTGACTTTGGCAGGTTAATCCGTAGTATTCGGGAGTTTTTATCTAAAGAATTCAACTAGGAGAGAGATAACGATGAAGAAAGCGTGGCTGTGTGTTCTGCAGCTTTTAATCCTTGGACTGGCAGGATGCGGGGCGGTGACGAGCATAGAGGTGAACTCTGTTCCCGAAGGGGCGGATGTTTTCTTGGATGATACCCTTACGGGACAGAAGACGAACTGCGTTATAGAAGACGTTGAGCCAGGAGAGCACAAGGTTCGTCTGGTCCTTGAGGGCTACGCTCTGTGGGAGGAGGTAGTTATTGTAGGTGCGGGCGAGGTGGTATCGGTGGATGCCGAGCTTGTCGATGCCCTGCTATGGCGCTACGAGTCAGAGAAAGAGATATCTTCTTCGCCTGCGATAGGCGCAGACGGGACTATCTACTTCGGAGCCGGTTCCTATCTTTATGCACTTGGCCCTGACGGCACCCTTAAGTGGCAATACAAGGCCGAAGGCAAAGTGGAGTCCACCCCGGCGATAGCTGCAGACGGAAGCATATACTTCGGTTCTGACGACAAGTTCACTACCGACGATGGATACTTCTATGCGTTGAACGCTGCAGGGACCCTCAAGTGGAAATTTGACGAGATTGACGGATGGGTTGTTTCTTCACCTGCAATAGGCTCTGATGGGACGATCTACGTCGGAGCTTTCAGTGATTCCCTTTATGCCTTTAGTCCTGATGGTAATTTGAAATGGGGGTATCGGACCGGCGGTTATATCACATCCTCTGCGGCGATCGCTTCAAACGGCACGATCTGCTTTGGCTCCCAGGATAAGTTCA
This genomic window from candidate division TA06 bacterium B3_TA06 contains:
- a CDS encoding cell surface protein, which codes for MKKAWLCVLQLLILGLAGCGAVTSIEVNSVPEGADVFLDDTLTGQKTNCVIEDVEPGEHKVRLVLEGYALWEEVVIVGAGEVVSVDAELVDALLWRYESEKEISSSPAIGADGTIYFGAGSYLYALGPDGTLKWQYKAEGKVESTPAIAADGSIYFGSDDKFTTDDGYFYALNAAGTLKWKFDEIDGWVVSSPAIGSDGTIYVGAFSDSLYAFSPDGNLKWGYRTGGYITSSAAIASNGTICFGSQDKFIYAITPNGALKWKYQTEGKIVSSPAIGADGTIYVGSLDGYLYALTSGGELKWSYQSAAIESSPAIGSDGTIYFGSLDGCLYALAPSGSLRWRYQTGDRINSSPAIASDGTIYVGSWDSYVYALSPEGTLKWKYQISVKVGFSPAIDTNGTLYVGADLLYAIAGHSDGLALTPWPKFAHDNQNTGRAEY